CTTCCCTCTTTAATAACTCTTCTTCGTTTTCTATCAATTCCGTGGCTTTCTCCAGAGCTTTGTGAGGTTTGTCTTCAGGTTTGAGAATTCCTAAGGAGTAAAATCCGTAAAGAACCTTTACAGCGTCTTCCATAATCCCTTCCATCATGGAGTCAAAGTTGTACTTCCTGTAAACTTCCTTTCTCCTTTCCTGAGGCAGTTTTAAAAGTTCTCTCGCAAAGGCAAATATCTTTACCCATGTTTTTAAGGTGTTTTCCCACTCTTCTTTAGGTAGTCCTTCGAGTTCTATGTTTATGAAATTCAAGGTGTACTTTGCCACGTACTCCTTTGCCTCTTCTAAGCTCCTGAAGGGAAGTTCATCTCTCTTTAAAAAGGTGCTCAAATCAAGCTTCACCTTTCTCCTCCTTTATTTAAGATAAGTGTAACTCTTACATACTGATATAATCTTCTAAAAACTTTAAAGGAGGTAGCGGAGTGTTTGAGTTTTCGGACAGGTTAAAGGTTCTCCCGCCTTACCTTTTTGCAGAACTCGATAGGAAGAAACAGGAGAAGATAGAACAGGGTGTGGACGTTATAGACCTCGGTGTGGGAGACCCGGACATGCCCACACCAAAACCCATAGTTGAAGCTGCAAAAAAAGCCTTAGAAAATCCTGAAAATCACAAGTACCCTTCTTACGTAGGGAAGTACGAGTTCAGGAAGGCGGTTGCAGACTGGTACAAGAGAAGGTTTGACGTTGATCTTGATCCAAACACCGAAGTTATAACCCTTATCGGTTCAAAGGAAGGGATAGCACACTTTCCCTTAGCCTTCGTAAATCCCGGAGACATAGTTCTCTGTCCAGACCCTGCGTATCCCGTTTACAGAATTGGAGCAATATTTGCCGGAGGAACTCCATACACGGTTCCCTTAAAAGAAGAGAACAACTTCCTCCCCGACCTTGATTCAATTCCAGAAGACGTGGCGAAAAAGGCAAAGATTATATGGATTAATTACCCTAATAACCCCACTTCCGCACCACCTACCCTTGAGTTTTACAAAAAACTCGTTGACTGGGCTAAGGAGTACAACGTTAT
The genomic region above belongs to Aquifex aeolicus VF5 and contains:
- a CDS encoding LL-diaminopimelate aminotransferase — protein: MFEFSDRLKVLPPYLFAELDRKKQEKIEQGVDVIDLGVGDPDMPTPKPIVEAAKKALENPENHKYPSYVGKYEFRKAVADWYKRRFDVDLDPNTEVITLIGSKEGIAHFPLAFVNPGDIVLCPDPAYPVYRIGAIFAGGTPYTVPLKEENNFLPDLDSIPEDVAKKAKIIWINYPNNPTSAPPTLEFYKKLVDWAKEYNVIIASDNAYSEIYTGQEKPPSILQVPGAKDVAIEFHSLSKTYNMTGWRIGMAVGNKELVAGLGKVKTNVDSGQFGAVQDAGIVALNLPEEEVEKIRDVYRERKKIMTEALEKIGLEIYRSDYTFYLWIKVPEGYTSAEFVGRLIDEAGIVCTPGNGFGEYGEGYFRISLTVPTERLLEAAERIKNLKL